From the genome of Chania multitudinisentens RB-25, one region includes:
- the hemP gene encoding hemin uptake protein HemP, translated as MDNPLNKKLALSNEPAVIAMTAAKPLSIASEQLLGTHGVAFIIHQGERYQLRQTKAGKLMLTK; from the coding sequence ATGGATAATCCATTAAATAAAAAGCTAGCGTTGAGTAATGAACCTGCTGTTATCGCTATGACAGCAGCCAAGCCCTTGTCTATCGCCAGTGAACAACTGCTGGGAACGCACGGTGTTGCGTTTATCATCCATCAGGGTGAGCGTTACCAGCTACGTCAGACTAAAGCAGGAAAGCTGATGCTGACAAAGTAA
- the hutX gene encoding heme utilization cystosolic carrier protein HutX: MNALPLIEFLATQPDGTLEQIAQDYQVSPLDVVRALPKRVLTDAEQFDRVWDSMTEWGDVTVLVHTADIILEHQGPLPSGFHRHGYFNLRNKQGLSGHIRAQNCQAIALLERPFMGMATASVQFFNQQGDIMLKVFVGRDEHRQLRADGLAAFHQLSQQLLAEAAEATP, translated from the coding sequence ATGAATGCATTACCCTTAATCGAATTTCTTGCCACTCAACCGGATGGCACGCTAGAACAAATCGCACAGGATTATCAGGTCAGCCCACTTGATGTGGTACGTGCACTCCCCAAGCGGGTGCTAACAGATGCAGAGCAATTTGACAGAGTCTGGGACAGCATGACCGAGTGGGGGGATGTCACGGTACTGGTGCATACTGCCGATATTATTCTGGAACACCAAGGCCCACTGCCGAGCGGCTTCCATCGTCACGGCTATTTTAATCTGCGTAATAAACAGGGCCTGAGCGGCCATATCAGAGCGCAAAACTGCCAGGCCATTGCGTTACTGGAACGCCCGTTTATGGGCATGGCAACCGCATCCGTGCAGTTCTTTAATCAGCAAGGTGACATCATGCTGAAAGTCTTTGTTGGCCGTGATGAACATCGCCAGCTACGCGCCGATGGCCTTGCCGCCTTCCATCAGCTATCCCAACAACTTTTGGCTGAAGCAGCCGAGGCTACCCCATGA
- a CDS encoding autotransporter outer membrane beta-barrel domain-containing protein yields the protein MTVTRTVLITASLYWAISPAFAYESSPSALADSALATDYSHRADVGAYLGNQIAARSLFLHTMHQRKVSPGSDQFWLRASGYRTKNLSAADDNLPIEMDRQVLQLGGDIYSLQNGGEEWTLGLMSGYGRADIQSTVNNMNLSSDGRVNGYSVGMYSTWYQDSQNHAGTYVDSWVQYSWFNNRVDREDYNSQNVSLSLESGYAFLPVPDWELIIEPQVQLIYNHFRTDDYRDATDSDAPDFTSRVGIRWYSNQDDNITAYLATNWWHNSGNNTLQFNQARVEADSLNNLFEAKLGIQTPTSSKFQLWMEGGATMGTNSYQDYGASLGLSYRW from the coding sequence ATGACCGTTACAAGGACAGTTCTAATTACGGCCAGCCTGTATTGGGCCATTTCCCCGGCGTTCGCCTACGAATCCTCACCTTCTGCCTTGGCAGATTCAGCGCTGGCAACCGATTATAGCCATCGTGCAGATGTGGGAGCCTATCTGGGTAATCAGATAGCCGCGCGTTCATTATTTCTGCACACCATGCACCAGCGCAAAGTCTCCCCAGGCAGCGATCAATTCTGGCTGCGTGCTTCTGGCTACCGCACCAAAAATCTGAGCGCCGCCGATGACAACTTGCCGATAGAGATGGATCGTCAGGTGTTGCAATTAGGTGGGGATATTTACTCATTGCAGAATGGCGGGGAAGAGTGGACGCTGGGTCTTATGAGTGGGTATGGCCGTGCCGATATCCAATCAACCGTCAATAACATGAATCTCTCGTCTGACGGCCGCGTCAACGGATACTCTGTCGGGATGTACAGCACCTGGTATCAGGATAGCCAAAATCATGCCGGTACCTATGTCGATTCATGGGTACAGTATTCCTGGTTTAACAACCGCGTTGATCGGGAAGATTACAATAGCCAGAACGTCAGCCTTTCCTTGGAGTCGGGCTATGCTTTTCTGCCGGTCCCTGACTGGGAATTGATTATCGAGCCCCAGGTTCAGCTTATCTATAATCATTTCCGCACGGATGATTATCGTGATGCCACAGACAGCGATGCGCCTGATTTCACCTCACGGGTCGGTATTCGTTGGTATAGCAACCAGGATGACAATATCACCGCCTACCTGGCGACCAACTGGTGGCACAACAGCGGCAACAACACACTCCAGTTTAATCAAGCGCGAGTAGAAGCCGATTCGCTGAATAATCTGTTTGAAGCAAAATTGGGGATCCAAACGCCCACCAGCAGTAAATTCCAGCTTTGGATGGAAGGTGGGGCAACGATGGGAACCAATAGTTATCAGGATTACGGTGCTTCATTGGGCCTGAGCTATCGCTGGTAA
- a CDS encoding heme/hemin ABC transporter substrate-binding protein: MRHWLLSLPIILSLSASLLPLNAPAAERIVTIGGDVTEIAYALGAGSEIVARDSTSQLPQAVQKLPDVGYMRMLNAEGILAMKPTLLLVSELAQPSLVLTQVANSGVNVVTIPGQTTPASVAAKIDAIATALHRQEQGQKLVQDYQQRLATVGNTPLPVKVMFVMSHGGLTPMAAGQNTAADAMIRAAGGNNAMQGFSRYRPLSQEGVIASAPDLLLLTHDGVKALGGQEAIWQLPGIALTPAGKHKRLLIVDDMALLGFSLETPQVLAVLRKSMEQAQ, encoded by the coding sequence ATGAGACACTGGTTGCTATCACTCCCTATCATTCTGTCGCTGAGCGCCAGCTTGCTGCCGCTCAACGCACCGGCGGCAGAACGTATCGTCACCATCGGTGGCGATGTAACAGAAATCGCCTATGCACTTGGTGCCGGTAGCGAGATTGTGGCCCGTGATAGCACCAGTCAACTGCCTCAGGCAGTGCAAAAACTGCCTGATGTGGGCTATATGCGCATGCTGAACGCCGAAGGTATTCTGGCGATGAAACCCACCCTGCTGCTGGTCAGCGAACTGGCGCAACCCTCGCTGGTGCTGACACAGGTCGCCAACAGCGGCGTTAATGTCGTGACGATACCGGGCCAAACCACACCGGCAAGCGTAGCGGCAAAAATTGACGCCATTGCCACGGCACTTCATCGGCAGGAACAAGGGCAAAAACTGGTGCAAGACTACCAGCAGCGTTTAGCCACCGTGGGTAACACGCCACTGCCCGTTAAAGTGATGTTTGTGATGAGCCACGGTGGGTTAACGCCCATGGCGGCGGGCCAGAATACCGCGGCAGATGCCATGATCCGCGCGGCCGGTGGTAACAATGCAATGCAGGGCTTCAGCCGCTATCGCCCGCTGTCACAGGAAGGGGTGATCGCCAGCGCACCGGATTTATTATTGCTCACCCACGACGGCGTGAAAGCACTGGGTGGCCAGGAAGCCATCTGGCAATTACCCGGAATAGCACTGACGCCTGCGGGTAAACATAAGCGCTTGCTCATCGTGGATGATATGGCGTTACTGGGTTTTAGCCTGGAAACACCACAAGTGCTGGCAGTATTGCGTAAAAGTATGGAACAAGCGCAATGA
- a CDS encoding FecCD family ABC transporter permease: MNGRIHPRLMLSILLMLLIILALGSANMGALTLSFRTLWHASLDDAMWHIWLNIRLPRVLLAVVVGCALAVSGAIMQGLFRNPLADPSLLGISSGAALCVGLIIVMPFSLPPLLALYSHMAGAFLGSLAISTIIFTLSRWGHGNLARLLLAGIAINALCGAAVGLLSYVSDDQQLRQFSLWSMGSLGQAQWSTLLVAASLILPACILGLLQARQLNLLQLGDEEAHYLGVNVQQAKLRLLLLSAVLIGAAVAVSGVIGFIGLVVPHLIRMRLGADHRWLLPGAALGGACLLLTADTLARTLVAPAEMPVGLITSLLGGPYFLWLILRQREQRSD, encoded by the coding sequence ATGAATGGCCGTATCCATCCGCGCCTGATGCTGAGTATCTTGTTAATGTTATTGATTATTCTGGCACTCGGCTCGGCCAATATGGGGGCATTAACGCTTTCGTTTCGCACGCTGTGGCACGCCTCATTAGACGATGCCATGTGGCATATCTGGCTGAATATCCGCCTGCCACGCGTACTGCTGGCCGTGGTGGTAGGTTGTGCATTAGCCGTTTCCGGCGCCATTATGCAAGGGTTGTTCCGCAACCCACTTGCCGATCCCAGCCTACTGGGCATCAGCAGCGGTGCCGCCCTTTGCGTCGGGCTGATTATCGTCATGCCTTTCAGCCTTCCCCCTCTACTGGCGCTCTACAGCCACATGGCCGGTGCTTTTCTCGGTAGCCTGGCGATTTCCACGATCATTTTTACCCTTAGCCGCTGGGGCCATGGCAATTTGGCTCGCCTGCTGCTGGCGGGTATTGCGATTAATGCCTTGTGCGGCGCCGCAGTTGGCTTACTGAGCTATGTCAGCGATGACCAGCAACTACGCCAGTTTTCGTTATGGAGCATGGGGAGTTTGGGGCAGGCACAATGGTCAACGCTGCTCGTTGCCGCCTCTCTGATTCTACCCGCTTGCATACTCGGGTTGTTACAGGCACGCCAACTGAATTTATTGCAGTTAGGGGATGAAGAAGCGCATTACCTGGGGGTGAATGTACAGCAAGCCAAACTACGCTTGCTGTTACTCAGCGCCGTTCTGATTGGCGCTGCCGTAGCCGTCAGCGGTGTGATCGGTTTTATCGGGCTAGTGGTGCCCCACCTTATCCGCATGCGCCTCGGGGCCGATCACCGTTGGTTGCTGCCTGGCGCGGCATTAGGAGGGGCCTGCCTACTGCTCACCGCCGATACCTTGGCCCGCACGCTGGTTGCACCGGCTGAAATGCCCGTTGGGCTGATAACCAGCCTGTTGGGTGGCCCTTACTTTCTGTGGCTGATTTTACGTCAGCGGGAGCAACGCAGTGATTGA
- a CDS encoding NAD(P)H-binding protein produces MKPWLIFGGGHGVGAHLLALANQPADPLSSPRSVTLLIRNPQQAEALRSQGFSVVCGDACDPASVLEACRLAGPEAAIISTLGSRSADYQGNRLIIDTAEQLGLKRMLLVTSIGCGESWPTLSSAARAAFGQAVREKSLAESWLQTSGLIYTLVRPGGLLDSPATGHAIRLQTEAHGMVTRADVAMHLSQMIEDPATYYQIYALVEPGLTRKK; encoded by the coding sequence ATGAAACCTTGGTTAATTTTTGGTGGTGGCCACGGCGTGGGCGCTCATCTGCTGGCGCTGGCAAATCAGCCTGCCGATCCGCTCTCGTCTCCCCGTTCCGTGACTTTATTGATCCGCAATCCTCAACAAGCGGAAGCTTTACGCAGCCAGGGCTTTAGCGTGGTATGTGGTGATGCCTGCGATCCAGCCAGTGTGCTTGAAGCCTGCCGGTTAGCCGGGCCAGAAGCCGCCATCATTTCAACACTGGGCAGCCGCAGTGCCGATTATCAAGGCAACCGTCTCATTATTGATACCGCAGAGCAATTGGGCCTGAAACGCATGTTATTGGTGACGTCAATTGGTTGCGGTGAGAGTTGGCCAACCCTTTCTTCTGCCGCCCGCGCCGCTTTTGGCCAGGCCGTGCGCGAAAAATCGCTGGCTGAGAGCTGGTTACAGACCAGCGGCTTGATCTATACCCTCGTCCGGCCTGGAGGCCTGCTGGATAGCCCCGCTACCGGCCATGCCATTAGATTGCAGACAGAAGCTCATGGCATGGTAACTCGTGCAGACGTCGCGATGCATCTGAGCCAAATGATCGAAGATCCTGCCACCTATTATCAGATTTACGCACTCGTTGAGCCGGGGCTAACGCGTAAAAAATGA
- the glpE gene encoding thiosulfate sulfurtransferase GlpE — MEQFEAINVEQAYTYWKEGSATLVDIRDPQSFAAGHTPGAFHLTNATLPVFMQQNDFDRPVMVMCYHGNSSRSAAQYLLHQGFDVVYSIDGGFESWARQFPQDVATSA; from the coding sequence ATGGAACAGTTTGAAGCGATCAACGTTGAGCAGGCCTACACCTATTGGAAAGAAGGCAGTGCGACGCTGGTCGATATCCGCGATCCGCAAAGTTTTGCAGCCGGGCATACGCCGGGCGCTTTTCATCTTACCAACGCAACCCTGCCGGTTTTTATGCAGCAAAATGACTTTGATCGCCCGGTGATGGTGATGTGTTACCACGGCAACAGCAGCCGCAGTGCCGCACAATACCTTTTGCATCAAGGGTTTGATGTAGTCTATAGCATTGATGGCGGTTTTGAGTCCTGGGCACGCCAGTTCCCGCAGGATGTGGCAACTTCTGCATAA
- a CDS encoding hemin-degrading factor — protein sequence MSTSLYQQYVQAKADNPGKYARDLAALMGISEGELTHSRVGHDAKRLQADARTLLAALENVGEVKAITRNTYAVHEHLGRYENQHLNGHAGLILNPRELDLRLFFNQWASAFTLSEETRHGVRHSIQFFDHQGDALHKVYTTEHTDLAAWEALLAQFISAENPALELESLNASETPSPTVDHASIDAQWRAMTDVHQFFQLLTRNNLTRQQAFRAVENDLAYQVDNASLTQLLNAALQDKNEIMIFVGNRGCVQIFTGLIEKVMPHQEWINVFNPRFTLHLIETAIAESWVTRKPTKDGFVTSLELFAADGTQLAQLYGQRTEGQPEQHQWREQIARLIQKDIAA from the coding sequence ATGAGCACATCTCTCTATCAGCAGTATGTACAGGCCAAAGCAGATAACCCCGGCAAATATGCACGCGATTTAGCGGCGCTGATGGGTATTTCAGAAGGTGAACTGACTCACAGCCGCGTAGGACACGATGCAAAACGCTTGCAGGCAGACGCCCGCACGCTGCTGGCCGCCTTGGAAAACGTGGGGGAAGTCAAAGCCATCACCCGCAATACCTATGCCGTGCATGAACATCTTGGCCGTTATGAGAATCAACATCTGAACGGCCATGCCGGTTTGATCCTCAATCCACGCGAATTAGATTTACGTTTGTTCTTCAATCAGTGGGCCAGCGCCTTTACGCTCTCGGAAGAGACTCGCCACGGCGTGCGCCACAGCATCCAATTCTTCGATCATCAAGGCGATGCGCTGCACAAAGTCTATACCACTGAACACACCGACCTGGCTGCCTGGGAGGCTTTGCTGGCACAGTTCATCAGCGCCGAAAACCCGGCATTAGAGCTAGAGTCGTTGAACGCCTCAGAAACCCCCTCTCCAACCGTTGATCATGCCAGCATTGATGCACAATGGCGTGCCATGACGGATGTGCATCAGTTCTTCCAACTGCTGACTCGCAATAATCTGACCCGTCAACAAGCGTTTCGCGCCGTGGAGAACGATCTGGCTTACCAGGTTGATAATGCCTCTCTGACACAGTTACTCAACGCCGCCCTGCAAGATAAGAACGAAATCATGATCTTCGTCGGCAACCGCGGTTGCGTGCAAATTTTCACCGGTTTGATTGAGAAAGTGATGCCACATCAAGAGTGGATCAATGTTTTCAACCCACGCTTTACGCTGCACTTGATTGAAACCGCCATCGCGGAAAGCTGGGTCACCCGTAAGCCCACCAAAGACGGTTTTGTCACCAGCCTGGAACTGTTTGCTGCCGACGGTACTCAGCTTGCCCAACTCTATGGTCAACGTACCGAAGGGCAGCCTGAACAACACCAATGGCGTGAGCAGATTGCCCGCTTAATTCAAAAGGATATCGCCGCATGA
- the hutW gene encoding heme anaerobic degradation radical SAM methyltransferase ChuW/HutW, with protein sequence MKLDLIPYHARPGPLPFPKRWATMPWRDSRPLPPEALHDSWQALLQKPSPRNKRLLYIHIPFCATHCTFCGFYQNPLQPESTARYTDYLLRELEMEAGSPLLQGGPIHAIYFGGGTPSALSAAQLNRIITQLRKSLPLAPDCEITVEGRIFNFDDERIDACLDAGANRFSVGVQTFNTRIRQRMGRKADRDQAIRFLTRLANRDRAAVVCDLMFGLPHQTPATWQEDLAIVRQLPLDGVDLYALNLLPTTPLAKSVENNRVELPTLAQQCDFYCHGANALAQAGWHQLSNSHWARTTRERNLYNLLIKQGADCLALGSGAGGSLQGHAYMQHRSLENYYRLIDSGKKPLMMMTQASGEHPWRAKLQSGIEVGRLDLSELITDPQPLIPLVTQWHQSNLLKDKSFCLQLTDSGRFWASNMMQALQHLIPPLITAENHP encoded by the coding sequence ATGAAACTTGATTTGATACCGTACCATGCACGACCCGGCCCCCTGCCTTTTCCCAAACGCTGGGCGACAATGCCATGGCGTGACAGCCGGCCACTGCCCCCAGAAGCACTTCATGATAGCTGGCAGGCACTGTTACAAAAGCCATCGCCCCGCAATAAACGATTGCTTTATATACATATTCCTTTCTGCGCCACTCACTGTACTTTTTGTGGTTTCTATCAAAACCCCCTGCAACCTGAAAGTACTGCACGCTATACCGATTATCTGTTGCGGGAACTGGAGATGGAAGCGGGAAGCCCCCTACTGCAAGGGGGGCCTATTCATGCGATTTACTTTGGTGGCGGCACACCCAGCGCGCTCTCCGCAGCACAATTAAATAGAATTATCACCCAGCTGCGTAAAAGTTTACCCCTGGCCCCTGACTGCGAAATTACCGTTGAAGGGAGGATCTTTAATTTTGACGATGAGCGGATTGATGCCTGCCTGGATGCCGGAGCAAACCGCTTTTCGGTCGGCGTACAGACGTTTAATACCCGTATCCGCCAGCGTATGGGCCGCAAAGCCGATCGCGATCAGGCAATTCGTTTTCTGACCCGTTTAGCCAACCGCGATCGTGCGGCAGTGGTCTGCGATCTGATGTTCGGCCTACCCCATCAAACTCCCGCAACCTGGCAAGAAGATTTAGCCATCGTGCGCCAGCTCCCGCTGGATGGTGTCGATCTGTACGCTCTGAATCTGCTGCCGACCACACCGCTCGCCAAGTCGGTGGAAAATAACCGGGTGGAATTACCTACGCTGGCACAACAGTGTGACTTTTACTGCCACGGTGCCAACGCGCTAGCCCAGGCTGGCTGGCATCAACTCAGCAATAGCCACTGGGCACGCACAACCCGCGAGCGCAATCTGTATAACCTGCTGATCAAGCAAGGAGCCGATTGCCTTGCTCTAGGCAGCGGTGCTGGCGGTTCTCTGCAAGGGCATGCCTACATGCAGCATCGCAGTCTGGAAAACTATTATCGATTAATCGACAGCGGGAAAAAGCCGCTGATGATGATGACGCAAGCCAGTGGTGAACACCCGTGGCGAGCTAAATTACAAAGCGGCATTGAAGTTGGGCGCTTGGATTTGAGCGAATTAATTACCGACCCGCAGCCATTAATACCGTTGGTAACCCAATGGCATCAAAGTAATTTACTGAAAGATAAAAGTTTCTGCCTGCAACTGACCGACAGCGGGCGTTTTTGGGCCAGCAATATGATGCAGGCACTGCAACACCTTATTCCCCCACTTATCACAGCGGAAAACCACCCATGA
- a CDS encoding TonB-dependent hemoglobin/transferrin/lactoferrin family receptor, producing the protein MPRFTSDHFQWSPLSLAIVCTLPFAANAADDITPESSKKPTADIMVVTATGNERSSFEAPMMVTVVENNSPTSMTATSSADMLRRVPGLTVTGSGRTNGQNVILRGYDKQGVLTLVDGIRQGTDTGHLNATFLDPALVKRIEVVRGPSALLYGSGALGGVIAYETVNAADLLLPGNDTGYRVYSSAATGNHSFGLGASAYGRTDDVDGILSFGARDIGSIRQSDGFNAPNDETIGNVLAKGTWRIDSTQSLSANLRYYNNSALEPKNPQTNDASSTNVMTDRSTIQHDAQLSYHLKPLEQEWLNATAQIYYSEVEINAQPQGSAEEGRKQTTQGGKLENRTRLFTSSAASHQLTYGTETYKQEQTPGGATESFPQADIRFSSGWLQDEITLRDLPVSILAGTRYDNYSGSSEGYQDVNADKWSSRGALSITPADWLMLFGSYAQAFRAPTMGEMYNDSKHFSMNIAGKTLTNYWIPNPNLKPETNETQEYGFGLRFSDLLMAEDELQFKASYFDTNAKDYITTGVTMDFGFGPGGMYCINCSTYSKNIDRAKIWGWDATMSYQTSLFNWGLAYNRTRGKNQDTREWLDTVSPDTVISTLDIPVANSGFAVGWIATFADRSSRVSSSGTPQAGYGLNDFYVSYKGEAQLKGVTTSVVLGNAFDKEYYAPQGIPQDGRNAKLFVSYQW; encoded by the coding sequence ATGCCTCGTTTTACTTCCGACCATTTCCAATGGTCCCCACTCAGTTTGGCCATCGTTTGTACTCTGCCTTTTGCCGCCAATGCGGCTGATGACATTACGCCAGAAAGCAGTAAAAAACCTACCGCAGACATCATGGTTGTCACCGCAACGGGCAATGAACGCAGTAGCTTTGAAGCCCCGATGATGGTGACCGTGGTTGAGAACAATTCACCTACCAGCATGACCGCCACTTCGTCGGCAGATATGTTACGCAGAGTACCAGGTCTAACGGTGACCGGCAGCGGGCGTACCAACGGCCAGAATGTGATCCTGCGTGGGTACGACAAACAAGGTGTGCTGACCTTGGTAGATGGTATCCGCCAAGGCACCGATACCGGCCATCTAAATGCTACCTTCCTCGATCCGGCGCTGGTGAAACGTATCGAAGTGGTCCGTGGGCCGTCAGCCCTGCTGTACGGCAGTGGCGCATTAGGCGGGGTCATTGCTTATGAAACCGTTAACGCCGCCGATCTGCTGCTGCCGGGCAACGACACGGGCTACCGGGTTTACAGCTCTGCCGCCACCGGCAATCACAGCTTCGGTCTGGGTGCCAGCGCTTATGGCCGCACCGACGATGTAGACGGTATCCTCTCTTTCGGTGCCCGTGATATCGGTAGTATCCGCCAGAGCGATGGTTTTAATGCCCCCAATGATGAAACCATCGGTAACGTTCTGGCAAAAGGCACCTGGCGCATTGATTCTACTCAATCATTGAGCGCCAATTTGCGTTACTACAACAACAGCGCGCTGGAACCTAAAAATCCACAAACCAACGATGCCTCCAGCACCAACGTCATGACGGATCGTTCTACCATCCAACACGATGCCCAACTCAGTTACCACCTTAAGCCACTCGAACAGGAATGGCTGAATGCAACGGCTCAAATCTATTACTCCGAAGTGGAGATCAATGCGCAGCCACAAGGCTCAGCAGAAGAAGGGCGTAAACAGACAACGCAAGGCGGGAAACTGGAAAACCGAACCCGTCTGTTTACCAGCAGCGCAGCGTCACACCAGCTGACTTACGGAACGGAAACCTATAAGCAAGAACAAACACCAGGCGGTGCCACAGAAAGCTTCCCACAGGCGGATATCCGTTTCAGTTCGGGCTGGCTGCAAGATGAAATCACGCTACGCGACCTGCCGGTTTCCATTTTAGCCGGCACCCGCTACGACAACTACAGCGGCAGCAGCGAGGGTTATCAGGACGTCAATGCTGATAAATGGTCATCACGCGGCGCACTCAGCATCACACCAGCCGACTGGCTGATGCTGTTTGGCTCCTATGCGCAGGCCTTCCGCGCCCCAACCATGGGCGAGATGTACAACGATTCGAAACACTTTTCGATGAATATCGCCGGCAAGACCCTGACCAACTACTGGATACCGAATCCCAATCTGAAACCGGAAACCAATGAAACCCAGGAATACGGTTTTGGCCTGCGCTTCAGCGATTTGTTGATGGCAGAAGACGAGCTGCAATTCAAAGCCAGTTACTTTGATACCAACGCCAAAGACTATATTACTACCGGCGTCACCATGGACTTCGGGTTCGGCCCTGGCGGTATGTACTGCATCAACTGTTCAACCTATTCGAAGAATATCGACCGGGCAAAAATCTGGGGCTGGGATGCCACCATGAGCTACCAGACATCGCTGTTTAACTGGGGCCTGGCTTACAACCGCACTCGTGGAAAAAATCAGGATACTCGCGAATGGCTCGATACCGTTAGCCCGGACACCGTCATCAGCACGCTAGACATTCCGGTTGCCAACAGCGGCTTCGCGGTGGGTTGGATTGCCACCTTTGCCGATCGCTCCTCACGGGTTTCCAGCTCTGGCACACCGCAAGCCGGTTATGGCCTCAATGATTTCTATGTCAGCTATAAAGGTGAGGCCCAACTGAAAGGGGTCACCACTTCAGTCGTTCTGGGTAACGCATTCGATAAAGAGTATTACGCACCGCAGGGCATCCCACAGGATGGCCGCAACGCGAAGCTATTTGTCAGTTATCAGTGGTAA